The following DNA comes from Deinobacterium chartae.
AGCAGGGCCTGGGCTACGCCGAGGCCCTGCTCCATGCGCAAGATCTCGGCTATGCCGAAGACCCGCCGACCCTGGACGTGGGCGGTTTCGACGCGGCCCACAAGCTGACCGTGCTGGCCAGGATGCTGTTCGACCCGACCTTCCGGTACGCGGACGTGCAGGTGCAGGGCATTGACGCGCTGCCCGACGGCGTGGTCCTCGAGGCGCGCGCCCGGGGCGAGCGCGTGATGCTGGTGGGTTCGGTCACACCCGGCGAGCGCGGCTGGCAGGCGCGGGTCGCTCCGGAATTCGTGAGTGCCGATCTGCCCCTCGCCCAGGTCAGGGACGGGCGCAACGCGCTGCACCTCGAGACCGAGGAAAACGGCCTGCTGGCCATCGAGGGTGCCGGAGCGGGCGGACTGGTGACCGCCAGCGCGGTGCTGGGCGACCTGATCGCGTACCTGCAGGGCGTGCCCGGTCCGCTGCCGCTGGCCGCCGCCGCTCCGCTGCCTGCCCCGGCGAACTGACCTCGGCGCGGCTGGCTGACCGGGCGTCAGCCAGCCGCCGTTTTCACCAGGTCTTCTTGGCGTGCGGGTTCGAGCTCCTGATCGAGCAGGAACGCCGCCATGCGTGCGCCGATCATGAGGGCCGCAGCGTTGGTGTTGCCCCGCACCACGGTCGGCATCACCGACGCGTCGGCCACGTACAGTCCCTCGAGGCCGCGCACCTTCAGGCGGCGGTCTACCACCGCGTCCTCCCCGTCGCCCAGGGCGCAGGTGCCGGCCGGATGGTACAGCGTCTGGGTGTGGCGGCGCATGCCGGCCTCGAGGCCCAGCGGTCCGGGAATCACCTCCTCGCCCCGGTAACGGTCAAAAGCGTGTGCCCCGGCCAGTTCGCGGGCCAGCTCGAGGCCGCGCAACAGCGCCGCGCGGTCGGCCTCCTCCTCGAGGTAGTTCGGCTGAATCCAGGGTGGGTCGCGGAAGTCGGCGCTGCGCGGTCCTACCCAGCCCCGGCTGACCGGGGCCACCAGGGTCGCGCCGATCGAGAAGAAGTGCCCGGGGCGGCGGTCGAAGCCGTGGTTTAAGAAGTACGCCGGGCCAAAGTGGTACTGGAGGTCCGGAGCCATCAGCTCCGGTCGGCTGCGCACGAAGCCGCCCGCCTCGGCGATGTTCGAGGCGAAGGGCCCGCGGTGGTCGCGCATGTACAGCGCCAGGTTGGCGGTGGTCTCGGCCCCGTCCAGGCTGACCGGGTGGGTCGAGCGGTAAATCACCGGGGCCACCGGGTGGTCTTGCAGGTTGCGCCCGACCCCGGGAAGGTCGTGAAGCACCTCGAGGCCTGCCGCCCCCAGCGCTCCGGCCGGGCCGATGCCCGAGTGCATCAGCAGGTGCGGCGAGTGCACCGCTCCGGCGCACAGCACCACGCCGTGCAGGGCCCGCACGACCCGCGAGCCCCGGGAGCGTCCGCCCGTCAGGTACTCCACACCGGTGGCGTGCCCGCCGCGCAACAGGACCCGCCGGACCTGCGCGCCGGTTACGACCCGCAGGTTCGGCCGCTTCATGACCGGGCGCAGGAAGGCGCTCGCCGCACTCTCGCGCTCGCCGCCCCGGCAGGTCACCTGATACAGCCCGAAGCCGTCTTGCGTCTCGGCGTTGAAATCCGGGTTGGCCCCGAAGCCGAGCTCGGCCCCGGCCGCCACGAAAGCGTAGGAGAGCTCGTTGGTGTAGCGGCGGTGCTCGACCCGCAGCGGTCCGCCCGCACCCCGGTAGCTCGAGGCCCCGCCCTCGAAATCCTCGAGGGCGCGGAAGTACGGCAGCACGTCTCGGTAGGTCCAGCCCGGCCCCCAGGCGTCGTAGTCGGCGCGGTTGCCGCGCGTGTAGATCATGGCGTTGATGGACGAACTGCCGCCCAGCACCCGCCCAAGCGGCCAGTACAGCCGCCTGCCGTTCAGTTGCGCCTGCGGTTCGGTGTGCAGCGCCCAGTCGGCCTCGCTCTTGAACAGCCGGGGAAAGGCCGCTGGGACGCGGTGCCAGGGGCTGCGGTCGGGCCCCCCCGCCTCGAGCAGCAGCACCCGCAGACCGGCATCCACCAGTTGGCGGGTCAGGACGCAGCCGGCACTCCCCGCGCCGACCACGACGTAGTCGTAGTGTTCCATGTGTTCCCTCCCCGGGAGACCTGACTTCAGGGTACGCGCCTGCCACAGGCCGCACAAGAGCTGCCTGGCAAGGCAAATCCCATGTCTGTCTCGGTAAGATCGGCCACTTGGCGTATACTCGTCCCGTGATGACCGCGCACACTTCCTTGCTGTCCGCCCCCCTCGAGGCTTTTGAGTTGCGCCTGCGGGAGGTGCTGCGCTCCAAGGTCGAGTTCATCGAACTGATCGGCGAGGACCTGGTGACCGCCGGAGGCAAGCGCTTCCGGCCCGCGATGGTCTTTTTGGCCTCGAGGGCGCTGGGAGATCCGGATCCGCGCGAGGTGGACCTGGCGGTGGCCGTTGAGCTGCTGCACTCGGCCACGCTGCTGCACGACGACCTGATCGACGACGCCGAGACGCGGCGCGGCAAGACCGCCGCCTTTCGCCGTTACGGCAACGCGGTCAGCGTGCTCTCGGGCGACTTCATGCTCTCGCGGGTGCTGCGCCTGCTCTCGGACCTGCCGCAGAGCATCACGGCCGAGTTCGCCGAGACCTCGATGCGCATCTGCGAGGGCGAGGTGCTGCAGTTTCAGGTGGCGGCGTACGGAGATTACTCGCTGGAGAACTACTTCGAGATCATCACCGCCAAGACCGCCGTTTTGATCGCGAGTGCCGTGCGCGTTCCGGCGCTGCTCACCGCCGCTCCCGCCGAGTACCTGGGGGCGCTGGACACCTTCGGCCTCGAGTACGGGCGCGCCTTCCAGATCCAAGACGACCTGCTCGACCTGACCGCCGATCCGCGCGTGCTGGGCAAGCCCATCGGCGGGGACCTGCGCGAGGGCAAGGCGACCTTGCCGCTGCTGTACCTGTTCGAAACCGAACACGAGCAAGAGGCGCGCAGCATCCTGGACCGCCGGGCCGCGCAGGAGGGCGACGTGGAACGCGTGCGTGACCTGGCCGAGGCCAGCGGGGCCCTCGAGCGTGCCCGTGAGGAGCTGCGCAGCCGCGCGGCGCGCGCGGCCGAAGCGCTGCGGGTGCTGCCGCCCAGCCCGGCCCGGGCGGCCCTTGAAGACATGGCCTGGGCCGCTGCTGAGCGCGTGCGCTGATCAGCGCGGCCGCGAGCCGCTGAGGGCCAGGATCGGCCCCAGCGGCTCGCGGCTGTTGCGTTCGCGTCCCGGGGCGTAGAGTGCGGACAGGCTGCCATCGAGGTACAGCGCGTCCGCGCAGCGCAGGTGATGCCGGAAGAACGTCGCGAACTCGAACAGGTTGACGCGGGTTTCGGCCAGGACCAGCGTGGCCGTACTTCCCGAGGCGCACACGCCGTTGCGGATCAGCCGTGAGTCGGAGTTGGCGCGCAGGGCCGGGTGCAACTGGCCGCTGCGCAGCAGCAGCGGTCCGGACTGCGTGGCAAAGCGGAGCGCCTGGAGCGGCGGGCGCTTTCGCCGGAACTCGCCGCTTTCCGTGATCCCAAAGCGCGTGGCGGTGGCGTAGAACACTCCGTTGGGTTTCAGGAAGAAGTTGCCCCAGCCGGTTTGCAGGTTGAGCGGGGCCTGTTCGTGTCCGTTTTCGACGTGCAGGCCTACCGGGCGGAAGTCCCGGTGGAACATTCCGCCGTTCATGGCCAGCAGCAACCGTTGTCCGCGCGCCTCGAGGTGCTGCTTTAATGCCGCGAAACTGCCGTAGGGCCGTCCCCGGGAGTCTGCAAGGTGCAGCCTCAATCCGTCTTGGGCGCGGACGTGGCAGAACGTATAGCGGTCCGTGCGGCCGGTCTCGGGGGTGCGGTAGGACACGGTCTGGCAGACGGGCGAGCGGGCGGAGGCGAAAGCAGGGGAGAAGAGCGCGAGCAGCAGGGACAGCGGGATAAGTTGTAGACGCATGGTTTGAGGCTAGGGCTCGGGCGTGAACGGCGTATGATCCAGACAAAGCGGCTCGGTTGGGCCGTGGTAGGGTTCGGCGTGAGCGGGCAGCTTGCGGGCAGGGCCACGCCGTATACGTTTGGTTATGCAGGCGAGAAGTGCGGGATTTTACCGCCTCGTGAATTCGTTCTTTTGTCCTCTGAAACTGGACCCAATGTAAATTTACGATCGCTTGTTAGGGGGTTTTCAAGCACGCGTTCACATGTATAATCGAACGCGGTGAGAAACCCGCGAGGCGCCCCAAGGCGCACGGGACTCCGGAGGTGACAATGGGGATCCCCCACGTCCAATGGTCGGCGTACCTGGCTCAGATCGAGCGGGCGCTGCCCTATTCCGAGGCCACGTCGGCCTCGATCGCGTACCTGAAATATCCCAAACGCACGGTCTCGCTCTCGCTCCCGGTCGCCATGGACGACGGCACGGTCCAGGTGTTCCGCGGCTACCGCACGGTCCACTCGATCGCGCGCGGCCCGGCCAAGGGCGGACTACGTTACAAGCCCGGACTGACCCTCGAGGAGGTCGAGGCCCTCGCCGCGCAGATGACCATCAAGTGCGCGGTCATGGACCTCCCCTTCGGCGGGGGCAAGGGCGGCATCGACGTCGACCCGCGCACGCTGTCGCAGGGCGAACTTGAACGCCTCACCCGCCGCTACACCAGCGAACTGGTCGACCTGCTCGGGCCCACCCAGGACATCCCCGCTCCGGACATCGGCACCAACGAGCGCATCATGGCCTGGATTCTCGACACCTACAGCGAGAACCGGGGTACGACCTCGTCCGGCGTCGTGACCGGAAAACCGGTTTCCCTGGGCGGTTCGCTGGGCCGCCGCGAAGCGGCCGGACGCGGCGCGGCCTACGCCGCCGCGCGCGTGCTGCCCGCCTACGGTCTGGACCTCGAGGGGGCCACCATCGCCATTCAGGGCTTTGGCACCGTGGGCCGCTCGGCGGCGCTGGCCTTCTCCGAACTCGGCGCCAGGGTGGTTGCGGTGAGCGACCGGGGAGGTGCCATCTACAATCCGGCCGGGCTCGACGTGCACGCGCTCATTGACCACAAGAGCCACAGCGGCTCGGTCGCGGGCTTCGCGCACTCGCGCGCCATCGCGCACGAAGCGCTGCTCGGCCTCGAGGTGAACGTGCTGCTGCCCGCCGTGGACGCTGGAACGCTGAACGAGGACAACCAGGCCAGCGTGCGTGCCGGCTTTATCCTCGAGGGGGCCAACGCCGCCATCACTCCGGCAGCCGAGGTGGCCCTCAAGCGCCGCGGGGTCGTTATCATCCCGGACATCATCGCCAACGCGGGCGGCGTGACCGTCTCGTACTTCGAGTGGGTGCAAGACGCCTCGAACTTCTTCTGGACCGAAGAGGAAATCCGCGCGGCCCTCGAGAAACACATGCGCGCCGCCGTCGGAGCAATGCTGCAGTTCGCCTATCGCCACCAGATCGACCTGCGTACCGCCGCGTACGTCGTCGCCCTCAACCGTCTGAACAACGCCACCACGCTCCGAGGAGTGTACCCGTGATCCAGCATCCGCTTCCCAGCTACCTCGACAAGGACAACATCGGTCCGTACGAGATCTACCTCGAACAGGTCGAACGCGTCACCCCCTATCTGGGCCGCCTCGCCTACTGGGCCGAAACGCTCAAGCGCCCCAAGCGCATCCTGGTCGTGGACGTCCCCATTCACCTCGACGACGGCAGCGTCGCGCACTTCGAAGGCTACCGGGTGCAGCACAACACCTCGCGCGGCCCGGGCAAGGGCGGTGTGCGCTACCACCAGGACGTCAACCTCTCCGAGGTGATGGCCCTGGCCGCCTGGATGACCATCAAGAACGCCGCCGTGAACCTGCCCTACGGTGGGGCCAAGGGCGGCATCCGCGTGGACCCGCGCACGCTGTCGCAGGGGGAGCTCGAGCGCCTCACCCGCCGCTACACCACCGAGATCGGCTTCCTGATCGGTCCCGAGAAGGACATCCCGGCACCGGACGTCAACACCAACCCGCAGGTGATGGCCTGGATGATGGACACCTACTCGATGAACCTGGGTCGCACGGCCACCGGCGTGGTGACCGGTAAACCGGTTTCCCTGGGCGGCTCGCTGGGCCGTGGCGACGCCACCGGACGCGGCGTGTTCGTTACCGGTGCCGAGGCACTCACCCGCGTGGGGCTCTCGCTCGAGGGAGCCCGGGTGGCCATTCAGGGCTTCGGTAACGTGGGCTCGGCCGCCGCGCGCATCTTCTTCGACAACGGCGCCAAGATCGTGGCGATCCAGGACATCTCGGGCACTTTCTACTCGGAGGCGGGCATCGACCCGTACAAGGCCCTCGAGCACCTCGCGGCGCACGGCACCCTGCAGGGCCTGGCCGGTGCCGAGGAGATCCAGAAGAGCGAGTTCTGGGGCGTGGACTGCGAGGTTCTGATCCCCGCCGCCCTCGAGCGCCAGATCACCGAGGCCAACGCCGGACAGATCCGCGCGCGCATCGTGGTGGAGGGCGCCAACGGCCCCACCACCCCCGCCGCCGACGACATCTTGCGCGAGAACGGCGTCACGGTGGTGCCTGACGTGCTGGCCAACGCGGGCGGCGTGACGGTCTCGTACTTCGAGTGGGTGCAGGATTTCTCCTCGTACTTCTGGACCGAGGACGAGATCAACGCCCGCTTGGACCGCATCATGCGCGAAGCCTTCGCCAGCCTGTGGGACGTGGCGCAAAACCACAAGGTCACGCTGCGCACCGCTGCGTACATCGTCGCCTGCACGCGCGTGCTCGAAGCGCGCGCCCTGCGCGGACTGTACCCGTAATAACCCGGCCCGGGCGGCCCGAGCGGCCGCTCGGCACTTACAGGCATCCGGAAGAGGCGCGGGGCGCAGGGGCAGGACCGGAGCTGAGCCGCACAGGTGCGTACGGATGAGCTGTTCAAGGACCGAACAACCTCGGGCTCTTAAAAAACCTTTCCTCGAGGTCGCCGCCTGTGCAGGCTATAATGCCCAGGATTGACCTCAGGAGAAACCCTCATGTCTGACATTCTTCCCAGCGGCTGGACCGAGGCTCCCAAGGGCTACAAGCACGTGGTGAGCATCTCGATCGGCTCCAGCAAACGCAATGCCCGCGAGGAACTCTCGGTCCTGGGCCAGAACTTCATCCTGGAACGCATCGGTACCGATGGCGACCTGGAACGTGCCGGGGCGCTGCTGCGCGCCCTGGACGGAAGGGTGGACGCCTTTGGCCTGGGCGGCACCGACTTGTACATCGTGGCAGGAAGCCGCCGTTACACCTTTCGCGACATCGCCAGGCTCGCCGCCAACGCCCACCTGACCCCGCTGGTGGACGGCAGCGGCCTCAAGCACACCCTCGAGCGCGACGTGATCGTGCAACTCGAGGACGAGGTGGGCTGGCAGGGCCGCAAGACCCTGATGGTCGCCGGCGTCGACCGTTTCGGGATGGCCGAGGCCCTCTCCGAAGCGGGAGCCAACGTGATCTACGGCGACGTGATCTTCGCGCTCGGCCTGCCGATCCCGCTGCACTCGCTGACCGCCCTGCGCCGGGTGGCCCACACCCTGCTGCCGGTCATCACCCGGCTGCCGTTTCAATGGTTCTACCCGACCGGCGACAAGCAGGACAAAGTCAGCGGTAACCGACTGGGCCGCCGCTACTACGACTGGGCCGAGGTGGTCGCGGGCGACTTTCTGTTCATCCGCCGCTACGCGCCCGAAAGCCTGGCGGGCAAGACACTGCTCACCAACACCACCACGGGCGCTGACCTCGAGTGGGCCCGCTCGGTCGGGGTTTCCCGAATGATCACCACCACGCCGCGCCTCGGCGGGCGCAGTTTCGGGACCAACGTGATGGAGGCCTTTTTCGTGGCCCTCAGCGGCAAGCGGCGTGCTCTGATGGCCGACGAGTATCTCACCTACATCCGCGAGCTCGGCTTTAAGCCCGAAGTGACCCGATTGTAGCCCGAGAGGCGGTCCACGGCGTCGGTGACGCCTCGCTTCGCTCAACCACCACACGCCGCGAAGGGTTAGAATAATCAGCGGCCTTCAGGGCAGACGCTCGCCTGGCGCGGGCTTCACAACCAAAAACCAAGGAGAACAAGCATGATCAGCGTTACCGAACTGCGCAACGGCACCAAAGTCGAAATGGAAGGCGGCCTGTGGGAGTGCCTCGAGTACTCGCACCTCAAGATGGGCCGCGGCGGTGCCAAGGTCGTCACCAAGTTCCGCAACCTCGAGACCGGCTCCATCGTTGACCGCACCTTCAACAGCGGTGAAAAGGTACAGGACATCTTCGTCGAGGGCCGCCCGATGCAGTTCCTGTACAAAGACGGCGACGACTTCATCTTCATGGACATGGAGACCTTCGACCAGCAGGCCCTGCCCGTGCGCCTCGCCGGCGAGGCCGCACGCTTCTTGAAGGAGAACATGGAAGTCGAGGTTCAGGTGTACGGCGACAAGCCGCTCAAGATCACCCTGCCCAACCAGGTGATCCTCGAGATCACCATGACCGACCCCGGCGTGCGCGGCGATACGGTCTCGGGCGGCACCAAGCCCGCGACCCTCGAGACCGGCGCCATCGTGCAGGTTCCGCTGTTCGTCGAGCAGGGTACGGCGATCAAGGTTGATACCCGCACCGGCGAGTACCTCGGGCGGGCATGATGGATCCGCGCGACCTTAAGCGCATCCTCGAGGCGCTCACCGAGGCGGATGTCCGGGAGTTCAACCTCAAGACCAGCGAGTACGAACTGGCGATCAAACGCGGCGCCGAGACCGTGGTCGTGAGCACGCCGGTGGCGGCCCCTGCGCCGGTGCAGGCCGCTGCCGTGCAGACGGCCCCGGTCGCCCAGGCTCAGCCGGCCACGGCCCCCGCCCAGGCTCCGGCTGCCCAGGCCCCGGCTGCCGAGGCTGCGGCCCCCGAGGTCAAGGGTGTGACCGTCAAGGCCCCCATCGTGGGAACCTTTTACACCGCGCCCTCGCCCGACTCGCCCCCCTACGTGCAAGTCGGGGACCGTGTCGAGGCCGGACAGGTGCTGTGCATCATCGAGGCCATGAAGCTGATGAACGAGATCGAGGCCGAGACCGCCGGGGTGATCCGCAAGATCTTCGTGTCGAACGCCTCCCCGGTCGAGTACGGTCAGGACCTCTTCCTGATCGAGCCCTGAGGTCCGGGCGTGGCGAGCCAACCTCCTTTCAAGAAGATCCTGATCGCCAACCGCGGTGAGATCGCGCTGCGCGTCATTCGTGCGGCGCGCGAGCTGGGCATCCAGACGGTCGTGGTCTACAGCCAGCCCGACGAGGGCAGTCTGCCGGTGCTGCTGGCCGACGAGTCGGTGTGCGTCGGTCCGGCGGCCTCGAAGGATTCGTACCTCAACATCCCCAACATCCTCTCTGCGGCCCTGATGACCGGTGCCGAGGCGATTCACCCGGGCTACGGCTTCATGGCCGAGAACCCGGACTTCGCCGAGATGTGCCGCGACCACGGCATCATCTTTATCGGCCCCACACCGGAGAGCATGCACGCCCTGGGCTCCAAGGCGGGCGGCCGTCAGATCGCCGCCGCGTCGAACGTGCCCACCGTGCCCGGTACCGGCGTCCTCGAGAGCGTCGAAGAGGCCCTGACTGCCGCCAAGCAGATCGGCTACCCGGTGCTGCTCAAGGCCTCGGCGGGCGGTGGTGGACGCGGTCAGAAGATCGTGCGCACCCAAGACGAGCTGAGGACCGCCTTCTCGCAGGCCCAGGACGAGGCGCGCCTGTACTTCGGCGACCCGGCCCTGATCATGGAGAAGTTCATCGAGGAGTTCCGGCACGTCGAGGTGCAAGTCCTCGGTGACGGCAAAGGCCACGTCATCCACATCGGTGAGCGCGACTGCTCGATCCAGCGGCGCAACCAGAAGCTGATCGAAGAAGCTCCCTCGACCCTCCCGCAGCCCCTGCGCGAAGAGATCCTGTCGGCGGGTGTGCGTCTTGCCAAGTACGTGAACTACGCGGGTGCAGGTACGCTCGAGTTCATCGTGGACCGCGACGGCAACTACTACTTCATGGAGATGAACACGCGCATTCAGGTCGAACACTGCGTCTCCGAGATGATCTCGGGCATCGACTTGGTGCGCTGGCAGATCCTGATCGCCGCCGGTTACCCGCTCACGCTGCAGCAGGAGGACGTCAAGCTGCAGGGCCACGCCATCGAGTGCCGCATCAACGCCGAAGACCCCAAGAAGGACTTCCGACCCAGCGCGGGCAAGATCGACAACATCCACTTTGCCGGGGGCCCCGGCGTACGCGTGGACACCCACGCCTACAGCGGCTACGTGATCCCGCCGCACTACGACTCCTTGATCGGCAAGCTGATCGTGCACGCGCCCGACCGCGAATGGGCCATTGCCCGCATGAAGCGCGCCCTCGAGGAAACCGTGGTGGAAGGGGTCAAGACCACCATTCCGCTGTACATCCAGATCATGGACAACCCCTACTACAAGCGTGGGGCGGTCCTGACCAACTTCCTCAAGACCCGCATGGAAATGTAAGGTCGGGGAAAAGCAAAAGAGGGGCTCTGCAGGGAGCCCCTCTTTTGCTGCCCGGCAGCAAAAAGCAGAGGGACGAAGCACAGGCTTCGTCCCTCTTTCGCAGGGGTGCGTTACTGCTCGCTGCCGTCCTTGCGCTTGCCACGGCGGCGGCGGCGGCGGCGGCGGGCCTCGCCTTCCGCGTCACTGCTGCTCGTGGGGCGCGCGCTCTGGGCCTGCTGCTGGGGACGTCCGCCGTTCCCCTGAGCGTGCCGGGGGGCTCCTGCGAATCCCCGGTTTTGCTGACGGCCCTGTTGCTGCTCGGCCTTCTCCTGCTCCTCGAGGTGGCTGAGGTTCCAGTCTCCGAAGTACATGCGCTGCACGGTGACGTTCACCGGGCGGGCGTGCTCGTTGCGGGGCCGCTCGAGGGTCACGATGCGGCGGGGGCCCGAGCTGGCGCGGCTCTGCGCGCCGTATCCACGGTCGCCGCGTTCGCTGCGGACGTCGCTGCGTCCCTCGCCGCGGGTCTCTGGACGCGTGCCGCGCTCGAGGCGGGCACCCCGGGTTGCGGGGCTCTGACCGCGCTGGCCCGCCTCGGGCCCACGTCGCTGGTCCTGTCCGGAGGCGGCCGTGGTCGGCTCGCGGTCCTTCTTGCGTTCGTCGCCACGTTTGCGGGCGCGCGGTTTCATGTCCATGTCGTTCTCCTGCAGCGCGAAGTCGATCTGACGCGCCAGCGGGTTCACCTGTGCGATGAGGACGTTCACCGGGTCGCCCAGGCGGAAGCTGCGGCCGCTGGAACGGCCCTTGAGCATCAGGGCGTCCTCGAGGAACAGGTAGTAGTCGTCGGTGAGGTTCGAAATGTGCAGCAGGCCCTCGACGCCGTTTTCGAGCACGATGAACAGCCCGAAGTTGGTCACGCCGCTGACGGTGCCCTCGAAGGTCTCGCCGAGGTGGGCCTGCGCCCACTTGGCCTGGTAGTACTTGCTGAGGTCGCGTTCGGCCTCGGCAGCGCTGCGCTCGCGCTCGGAGGTGTGCTCTCCGAGTTCGGGCAGTTTGGCGGCCATGCGCTCACGCTCCGCGTCGGTCAGTTCGCCCTGCAGCTGGCGCCGCAGCATGCGGTGCACCAGCAGATCGGGGTAACGGCGGATGGGAGAGGTGAAGTGCAGGTACTGGTCGAAAGCCAGCCCGAAGTGCCCCAGGTTCTCGTGCGAGTAGCGGGCCTGTTTCAGCGACCGCAGCAGCAGCTGGTTGACCACGGTCTCGCTGCCGGTGCCGCGTGCCTGCTTCAGGACCGACTGGTAGGCCTGAGGTGTCGGGCCCTTGCCCTCGAACAGGTACCCCATGCGGGCCAGGGCAGCGGCGACCTCGTTGAAGCGGCCTTCGGAGGGCTCTTCGTGTACGCGGAACAGGGTGGGCACGCGCTTCTCGAGCAGGTACCCCGCCACGACCCGGTTGGCCAGCAGCATCAGGTCCTCGATCATGCCGCGCGCGGTTTCCTCGCGGATTGGAATCAGGGTCAGGCTGCCGTCTTTTTCGACTTCCACCTTGACCTCGCGCAGCTTGAAGTCGAGGCTGCCCTCGCGCAGGCGGCGCTGGCGCATGCGGCTGGTGATCTTCAGCAGCAGGTGAACGTCGCCTTCGACGTGGCGGTGCTGGGCGGGGAGGGTGGTGATGCCCTCGCTGTAGGCCTGCACCTCGTCGTAGGTGAGGCGGGCGCGCGACCGGATGATCGAGGGCGCGAGCTGGACGTTGACCACGTCGCCCTCTCCGTTCAGCTCGATCATCGCGCTGAGGGTCAGGCGGTCCTCGTCGGGAACCAGGCTGCAGATGCCGTTGGAGAGCCGCTCGGGCAGCATCGGCAGCACCTTGCCGGGCAGGTACACCGAGGTGGCGCGCGCCAGGGCCTCCTGGTCGAGCGGGCTGCCCTCGGTGACGTAGTGCGACACGTCGGCGATGTGCACGCCCACCACGAAGTTGCCGCTCGGGGCCACCTCGATGTGGATCGCGTCGTCAAAGTCCTTGGCGTCGCGCCCGTCCACGGTGAAGATGTTGCGGTCGCGCAGGTCCAGGCGTCCTACGATGGCCGACTCGGGAATCTCGAGGGGGATTGCCTCGGCCTGGGCCTCCACCTCGGGCGGGAAGGCGTCGCGCAGGTCGTACTTGATGATCACCGCGCGCGTTTCGGTCTCGGGCGAGTCGGTTTCGCCCAGCACCTCGCTGACCGTACCGAAGACCTCGTCCTCGCCGGTCTGCTCGGGCCAGTACAACTCGGCCACGACCCGCTCGCCGCCGTGCAGGTTCTCCAGGCCGTCCGGCGTCAGCAGCACCCGGGTGGGCGTGCGGGCGTTGTCGGGCTTGAGGAAGGCGTAGCCGCGTGCGAACTCGAGGCTGCCCACCAACTGGCGGTGCGAACGCTCGAGGATGCGCACCACCGTGGCGCGCGCCGAGTCCTCGCCTTTGCGCTTGGGCTCGGGTCGCACCAGCACGATGTCGCCGTTCCAGGCCTCGAGGGTCGCTTCGGGGGAGATGTAGTAGTCCTCGCTGCCGTCTTCGGGCACGGCGAAGCCGTAGCCGGACTGCGATCCCTGGAAGCGGGCGCGCACGAGGTTCATCGCCTCGGGCAGGCCGTAGGTGCGGCGGCGGGTGCGGACCAGACGCCCCGCGTGCACCAGGTCCTCGAGGATGACCTCGAGGTCGCGGCGTTCACCGATGGCCAGACGGTCAAGGCGCGGCAGGTTACGGTCGAGGTCGCGGATGTGCCAGGGGCGCTGGTTGCGCTGGAAGAACTCCAGCACGATGGTCGCCGGGTCACGCACGGGCGTGCGCGGCGCTTCTTTGGCCTCGGGCGCTGGCGGGGAGACGGTGTCCTCGTGGTGGGTGCGCAGTTCGCGGTCCTCGGCGTACGGGGCCAGTTCGCGCTCGGCGCTCAGGTCGCGCTCGGTGCCGGTCTCGGTGGCCGCAGGCGCTTCTTGCGGCTGGGCCTTGCGCTTGTTCTTGCGCGCGGGCCTCGAGGCCCGGTCAGGCCGACTGGGAGCCGAGGGAAG
Coding sequences within:
- a CDS encoding Glu/Leu/Phe/Val dehydrogenase dimerization domain-containing protein encodes the protein MIQHPLPSYLDKDNIGPYEIYLEQVERVTPYLGRLAYWAETLKRPKRILVVDVPIHLDDGSVAHFEGYRVQHNTSRGPGKGGVRYHQDVNLSEVMALAAWMTIKNAAVNLPYGGAKGGIRVDPRTLSQGELERLTRRYTTEIGFLIGPEKDIPAPDVNTNPQVMAWMMDTYSMNLGRTATGVVTGKPVSLGGSLGRGDATGRGVFVTGAEALTRVGLSLEGARVAIQGFGNVGSAAARIFFDNGAKIVAIQDISGTFYSEAGIDPYKALEHLAAHGTLQGLAGAEEIQKSEFWGVDCEVLIPAALERQITEANAGQIRARIVVEGANGPTTPAADDILRENGVTVVPDVLANAGGVTVSYFEWVQDFSSYFWTEDEINARLDRIMREAFASLWDVAQNHKVTLRTAAYIVACTRVLEARALRGLYP
- a CDS encoding quinate 5-dehydrogenase; translation: MSDILPSGWTEAPKGYKHVVSISIGSSKRNAREELSVLGQNFILERIGTDGDLERAGALLRALDGRVDAFGLGGTDLYIVAGSRRYTFRDIARLAANAHLTPLVDGSGLKHTLERDVIVQLEDEVGWQGRKTLMVAGVDRFGMAEALSEAGANVIYGDVIFALGLPIPLHSLTALRRVAHTLLPVITRLPFQWFYPTGDKQDKVSGNRLGRRYYDWAEVVAGDFLFIRRYAPESLAGKTLLTNTTTGADLEWARSVGVSRMITTTPRLGGRSFGTNVMEAFFVALSGKRRALMADEYLTYIRELGFKPEVTRL
- the efp gene encoding elongation factor P, which translates into the protein MISVTELRNGTKVEMEGGLWECLEYSHLKMGRGGAKVVTKFRNLETGSIVDRTFNSGEKVQDIFVEGRPMQFLYKDGDDFIFMDMETFDQQALPVRLAGEAARFLKENMEVEVQVYGDKPLKITLPNQVILEITMTDPGVRGDTVSGGTKPATLETGAIVQVPLFVEQGTAIKVDTRTGEYLGRA
- the accB gene encoding acetyl-CoA carboxylase biotin carboxyl carrier protein — encoded protein: MDPRDLKRILEALTEADVREFNLKTSEYELAIKRGAETVVVSTPVAAPAPVQAAAVQTAPVAQAQPATAPAQAPAAQAPAAEAAAPEVKGVTVKAPIVGTFYTAPSPDSPPYVQVGDRVEAGQVLCIIEAMKLMNEIEAETAGVIRKIFVSNASPVEYGQDLFLIEP
- the accC gene encoding acetyl-CoA carboxylase biotin carboxylase subunit yields the protein MASQPPFKKILIANRGEIALRVIRAARELGIQTVVVYSQPDEGSLPVLLADESVCVGPAASKDSYLNIPNILSAALMTGAEAIHPGYGFMAENPDFAEMCRDHGIIFIGPTPESMHALGSKAGGRQIAAASNVPTVPGTGVLESVEEALTAAKQIGYPVLLKASAGGGGRGQKIVRTQDELRTAFSQAQDEARLYFGDPALIMEKFIEEFRHVEVQVLGDGKGHVIHIGERDCSIQRRNQKLIEEAPSTLPQPLREEILSAGVRLAKYVNYAGAGTLEFIVDRDGNYYFMEMNTRIQVEHCVSEMISGIDLVRWQILIAAGYPLTLQQEDVKLQGHAIECRINAEDPKKDFRPSAGKIDNIHFAGGPGVRVDTHAYSGYVIPPHYDSLIGKLIVHAPDREWAIARMKRALEETVVEGVKTTIPLYIQIMDNPYYKRGAVLTNFLKTRMEM